A genomic region of Catalinimonas niigatensis contains the following coding sequences:
- a CDS encoding family 43 glycosylhydrolase: MRVRKIFCACTLLCLYFVLLACNTTETEVSVDYENNRINFKEVLYQNPVFEPVLADPTIVQSGEFFYAYGTEDNWGSQGGYHLIPVIKSKDLVSWELVGDAMQQKPKWKDKGGIWAPDVTEVDGRYYMYYSFSTWGDPNPGIGVAIADSPQGPFVDQGKVFLSKEIGVENSIDPFYIEEDGKKYLFWGSFHGIYAIQLSDDGRKVIGEKKYIASDHLEAVYVYKKDGNYYLFGSAGSCCEGANSTYKVLVGRSSSLLGPYTDKGGNSFTEGDFGELLIKGHEGEQGFAGPGHNAEIVSDDKGAEWFLYHAMKKDEARLDNGTNRRSLMLDKIIWVDGWPSIEGSQPGISETQAPFFQQEDNKE, translated from the coding sequence ATGAGGGTAAGAAAGATTTTTTGCGCCTGTACCTTACTTTGTCTTTATTTTGTTTTGCTTGCTTGTAATACAACGGAAACTGAAGTCAGTGTTGATTACGAAAATAACCGGATAAATTTTAAGGAAGTGCTGTACCAAAATCCGGTGTTTGAACCGGTACTGGCCGACCCTACTATTGTTCAGTCAGGTGAATTTTTCTATGCCTACGGTACTGAAGACAATTGGGGAAGCCAAGGGGGCTATCATCTTATTCCTGTAATCAAATCTAAAGATCTGGTCAGTTGGGAGTTAGTCGGGGATGCGATGCAGCAAAAGCCTAAGTGGAAAGATAAAGGGGGAATCTGGGCGCCGGATGTAACGGAAGTAGATGGCCGGTATTATATGTACTATTCTTTTTCTACCTGGGGAGATCCCAATCCGGGAATAGGAGTGGCCATTGCTGATTCACCCCAGGGGCCTTTTGTAGATCAGGGAAAAGTTTTCCTTTCTAAAGAGATAGGTGTGGAAAATTCCATTGATCCTTTTTATATAGAAGAAGATGGAAAAAAATATTTGTTTTGGGGAAGTTTTCATGGTATTTATGCCATCCAACTTTCTGACGATGGAAGGAAAGTAATCGGTGAGAAAAAATACATTGCTTCGGATCATCTGGAAGCGGTTTATGTGTATAAAAAGGATGGAAACTATTATCTCTTTGGTTCGGCTGGCAGTTGTTGTGAAGGAGCCAACAGTACTTACAAAGTCCTGGTAGGGCGATCGTCTTCTCTGTTAGGTCCTTATACAGATAAAGGTGGAAATTCATTCACTGAAGGAGATTTCGGAGAATTATTAATCAAAGGCCACGAAGGGGAACAGGGCTTTGCAGGTCCGGGCCATAATGCAGAAATTGTCAGCGATGATAAAGGTGCTGAATGGTTTTTGTACCATGCGATGAAGAAAGATGAAGCACGCCTAGACAATGGAACTAACCGCAGATCATTGATGCTGGACAAAATCATTTGGGTAGATGGATGGCCATCTATTGAAGGTAGCCAACCTGGCATAAGCGAAACTCAGGCTCCGTTTTTTCAGCAGGAAGATAATAAAGAATAA
- a CDS encoding sensor histidine kinase, translating into MKISKPLITYSLVLIISILLLFHFFLTSRNTNIIDKNTEIKKEAEIIKVKTGDIIRALHLMDLGIRGYALLPNQANLGAYDSAIYYLESTFVYLEDALAPQQFPMEDFYSFKDSVYAYVNLGELMLEHLQQGNREQFMEIYQYDYGYGTWLHYLQFSSQIEAYENAIFERADSRYKNALARNTNVFIVILLLVLPTLFYTAYQANQSYKISERLRVSEQQKNDILGTQNITLEKLVKERTEEIETQNEEIIAQNEELSEANLIIEQQNRVITDRNEYLKDEVEKQTQGLVRANSELIQRVAKMEQYAFIISHNLRSPVAQIMGLSSILKQTNNPQDIDEILPYIEKASKRLDTVLKELNHILIIENEPNRQTSTIDLQICIEDVIFTLRDEIKASGAQISLSLEVQKIESVQPYIHSIFYNLLSNAIKYRDPTRDSTINISSVRNDDKILIKVLDNGLGIDMKKYSHDIFNLYRRFHTHVEGRGIGLYLTKIQVEILRGTIAVESKPGDGSTFLINLPARG; encoded by the coding sequence ATGAAGATTTCAAAACCCCTTATTACTTATTCGCTCGTCTTGATCATCAGCATCCTTTTGTTGTTTCATTTTTTTCTAACCAGCCGCAATACCAATATCATTGATAAGAATACTGAGATCAAGAAGGAAGCCGAAATCATTAAGGTCAAAACAGGGGACATCATCAGGGCACTTCATTTGATGGATTTGGGCATCAGAGGGTACGCTTTACTGCCTAATCAGGCTAATCTAGGTGCTTATGACTCTGCCATATACTATTTAGAATCAACTTTTGTTTATCTGGAAGATGCTCTTGCCCCTCAGCAATTTCCTATGGAAGATTTTTATTCCTTTAAAGACTCTGTCTATGCATATGTGAATCTCGGCGAATTGATGCTGGAACATTTACAGCAAGGTAACAGAGAACAATTCATGGAGATCTACCAGTATGATTACGGTTACGGCACATGGTTACATTACCTTCAATTTTCCAGTCAGATAGAAGCCTATGAAAATGCAATTTTTGAACGTGCTGACAGCAGGTATAAGAATGCTTTGGCACGAAATACAAATGTTTTTATCGTCATTCTTTTGTTGGTCCTGCCTACCTTGTTTTATACTGCTTACCAAGCTAACCAGTCTTATAAAATTTCTGAACGCCTTAGGGTATCAGAACAGCAGAAGAACGATATCTTAGGCACTCAAAATATTACGCTGGAAAAACTAGTCAAAGAGCGTACGGAAGAGATTGAAACGCAGAATGAGGAAATTATAGCGCAAAATGAAGAGCTTTCAGAAGCAAACCTCATTATAGAACAACAGAATAGAGTGATTACTGACAGGAATGAGTATCTGAAAGATGAGGTTGAGAAACAGACTCAAGGTCTGGTAAGGGCAAATTCAGAACTCATTCAGCGAGTGGCCAAAATGGAGCAATATGCCTTTATCATTTCTCATAATTTAAGGTCACCGGTAGCACAGATCATGGGACTTTCTTCCATTCTGAAACAAACCAATAACCCTCAGGATATAGATGAAATTCTACCGTATATAGAAAAGGCAAGCAAAAGGTTAGATACCGTTCTGAAAGAACTTAACCATATCTTAATTATTGAAAACGAACCTAATAGACAAACTTCCACCATTGATCTTCAAATTTGTATTGAAGATGTAATCTTTACATTAAGAGATGAAATAAAAGCTAGTGGCGCCCAAATTAGCCTGTCACTTGAGGTACAAAAGATTGAATCCGTGCAGCCTTATATTCACAGTATTTTCTATAATTTGCTGAGCAATGCCATTAAATACCGTGATCCTACCAGAGATTCAACAATAAACATCAGTTCAGTCCGGAACGATGATAAAATACTTATTAAAGTTTTAGACAATGGGTTAGGTATTGACATGAAAAAATACAGCCACGACATTTTTAATCTGTATCGTAGATTTCATACCCATGTAGAAGGGCGTGGTATTGGACTTTATCTTACCAAAATACAGGTTGAAATTCTGAGAGGCACCATAGCGGTAGAAAGTAAGCCGGGTGATGGCTCCACTTTTCTGATAAATCTCCCAGCAAGAGGATAG
- a CDS encoding glycoside hydrolase family 2 protein encodes MKKPLLLTPLFIFCFYISGIAQNAEWKVVEDKILTDWATEVDPQNPLPDYPRPQMVRQDWHNLNGLWDYAIQERGGETPASYDGKILVPFAVESALSGVAKRVGDENELWYHTSFEVPRNMRRKKVLLHFGAVDWETEVFVNGQRVGTHRGGYDPFAFDISEALNSRGTQELVLRVWDPTNDGPQPRGKQIKDPHAIWYTPVTGIWQTVWLEAVPESYITSTKNTPDLDNNAFHVSASVANTQSGDQLRVKVLDGESTLAEQTVGASEKAVLTIENPTLWEPGNPHLYTMEVALLRNGRVVDAIETYSAMRKISMEADENGIQRMMLNNEFVFQYGPLDQGWWPDGLYTAPTDEALKFDIEKTQAMGFNMIRKHVKVEPARWYYYCDQMGMLVWQDMPSGDMGNFWNQRPGVVMGINTERERTAESEEIFKTEWKEIMDDFHNFPSIVVWVPFNEAWGQFKTKEITDWTMEYDPSRLINSASGGNFFPVGHIIDLHNYPDPAMPDPELFGEERILVLGEFGGLGLPVEGHTWQQKDNWGYQSFKNEDELAARYQKLMNDLLPLISKGLSAAIYTQTTDVEIETNGLMTYDRKVIKFDEAQMKKWHDTLYAD; translated from the coding sequence ATGAAAAAACCATTATTACTTACCCCCTTATTTATCTTTTGTTTTTACATATCAGGAATAGCGCAAAATGCAGAATGGAAAGTGGTGGAGGACAAAATCCTCACCGACTGGGCAACAGAAGTTGATCCGCAAAACCCCTTGCCTGACTATCCCCGCCCTCAGATGGTGCGCCAGGACTGGCACAACCTTAATGGCCTGTGGGATTACGCCATCCAGGAGAGAGGGGGAGAGACACCTGCTTCTTATGATGGTAAAATCCTGGTGCCCTTTGCCGTGGAATCTGCTTTGTCAGGCGTAGCCAAAAGAGTAGGGGATGAAAATGAGTTGTGGTATCATACCTCCTTTGAAGTGCCTCGTAACATGAGAAGGAAAAAAGTGCTGCTGCATTTTGGCGCAGTAGACTGGGAAACTGAAGTATTCGTTAACGGACAAAGGGTAGGCACTCATCGGGGTGGTTATGATCCTTTTGCTTTTGACATCAGCGAAGCCCTCAACTCCAGAGGAACACAGGAACTAGTATTAAGAGTATGGGACCCTACCAATGACGGACCTCAGCCTCGGGGCAAGCAGATCAAAGATCCTCATGCTATCTGGTATACTCCAGTTACAGGAATCTGGCAAACCGTGTGGCTGGAGGCTGTTCCCGAAAGTTATATAACCTCTACCAAAAACACCCCTGATCTGGATAACAATGCTTTCCATGTGAGCGCATCGGTAGCTAATACCCAAAGCGGAGATCAACTCAGAGTAAAAGTACTTGATGGTGAAAGTACCCTGGCAGAACAAACCGTAGGCGCCAGTGAAAAAGCAGTACTTACTATTGAAAATCCTACCCTTTGGGAGCCCGGCAATCCTCATCTTTATACTATGGAAGTTGCTCTGCTGCGCAATGGAAGAGTAGTAGATGCAATAGAAACCTACAGTGCCATGCGCAAGATAAGCATGGAAGCGGATGAGAATGGCATTCAGCGCATGATGCTGAATAATGAATTTGTTTTCCAGTATGGCCCTTTAGACCAGGGCTGGTGGCCTGATGGATTATATACTGCGCCTACCGATGAAGCCCTGAAATTTGACATTGAGAAAACCCAGGCAATGGGCTTCAACATGATCCGTAAGCATGTCAAAGTAGAGCCAGCCCGCTGGTATTACTACTGCGATCAGATGGGAATGCTGGTCTGGCAGGATATGCCCAGCGGAGATATGGGTAACTTCTGGAACCAGCGTCCTGGCGTAGTGATGGGCATCAATACTGAAAGAGAACGAACCGCTGAGTCAGAAGAAATTTTCAAAACGGAATGGAAAGAAATTATGGATGATTTCCACAACTTTCCTTCTATCGTAGTATGGGTGCCTTTCAACGAAGCCTGGGGACAGTTCAAAACCAAAGAGATTACGGATTGGACGATGGAATATGATCCTTCAAGACTGATCAACTCTGCCAGCGGAGGGAATTTCTTTCCGGTAGGACACATCATAGATCTGCACAACTATCCTGATCCGGCCATGCCAGATCCTGAGCTTTTTGGCGAAGAAAGAATTCTTGTGCTGGGTGAATTTGGAGGATTGGGCTTACCGGTAGAAGGGCATACCTGGCAACAGAAAGACAACTGGGGTTACCAAAGCTTTAAGAATGAAGACGAACTGGCAGCGCGTTATCAGAAACTGATGAACGATCTGCTTCCTCTTATTTCCAAAGGGCTCTCTGCTGCAATCTACACTCAGACGACTGATGTGGAAATCGAAACCAATGGACTGATGACCTACGATCGCAAAGTCATCAAATTTGACGAAGCCCAGATGAAAAAATGGCACGATACGCTGTATGCAGATTGA
- a CDS encoding endo-1,4-beta-xylanase codes for MISIKNTSLMISLLCTLLFWQCQSNQSDNQTQNPERSAQTTSPNEVWTEQEANSWYENQPWLVGANFVPSNAINQLEMWQAETWSPELIDKELGWAADLGMNTMRVYLHDIPYWTDKEGFKSRISEFLDICQKHDIRPMLVIFDSVWDPSPEAGTQPEPKQGLHNSGWVQSPGKAFLTDKSKWPQLRDYVVDLVGSFKDDDRILAWDIVNEPDNDNGNSYGKNNLKEEPANKKELGVELVKAAFGWAREANPSQPITSAPWYGDWSSPENMIEMNRWLFTNSDIITFHNYDTPEDFSQRVEHLKQFNKPMICTEYMARPAGSTFQTILPLAKENNVGMINWGFVAGKSNTIYPWDSWQQAYDDEPPVWFHDIFREDGTPYIPEEVAFIKEITEEEN; via the coding sequence ATGATCAGCATCAAGAATACCAGCCTTATGATTAGCCTGCTTTGTACGCTTCTCTTTTGGCAATGTCAAAGTAATCAGTCAGACAATCAAACGCAAAACCCTGAGCGTAGTGCACAAACAACTTCACCCAATGAAGTTTGGACTGAACAGGAGGCAAATTCATGGTACGAAAACCAACCCTGGCTGGTAGGAGCTAATTTCGTACCTTCCAATGCCATCAATCAATTGGAAATGTGGCAGGCAGAGACCTGGTCACCGGAGTTGATTGATAAAGAACTGGGATGGGCGGCTGATCTGGGTATGAATACCATGCGCGTTTATCTGCATGATATCCCTTACTGGACTGACAAAGAAGGTTTCAAATCCCGTATCAGTGAATTTCTGGACATTTGTCAGAAGCATGATATTCGCCCGATGCTGGTAATCTTTGATTCAGTTTGGGACCCTTCTCCTGAAGCAGGCACACAACCTGAACCTAAGCAGGGCTTGCATAATTCCGGTTGGGTACAAAGCCCGGGAAAAGCCTTCTTAACCGATAAGAGCAAATGGCCACAACTCAGAGATTATGTTGTAGATCTGGTGGGTAGTTTTAAAGATGATGACCGTATCCTTGCCTGGGATATCGTCAATGAACCTGATAATGATAATGGCAACAGCTACGGAAAAAATAATTTGAAAGAAGAACCGGCCAATAAGAAAGAACTGGGAGTGGAACTGGTAAAAGCGGCTTTTGGCTGGGCCAGAGAAGCCAATCCTTCCCAACCTATCACTTCTGCGCCCTGGTATGGAGACTGGTCAAGTCCGGAGAATATGATTGAGATGAATCGCTGGCTGTTTACCAACTCCGACATCATCACTTTTCATAATTATGATACACCAGAAGATTTCAGCCAGCGTGTAGAGCATCTCAAACAGTTCAACAAACCGATGATCTGTACGGAATACATGGCCAGACCTGCTGGCAGCACTTTCCAAACCATATTACCCCTTGCCAAAGAAAATAATGTGGGCATGATCAACTGGGGCTTTGTAGCAGGTAAAAGCAATACCATCTATCCCTGGGACTCCTGGCAACAGGCCTATGATGATGAGCCTCCGGTTTGGTTTCATGACATATTCCGCGAAGACGGTACGCCTTATATACCTGAAGAAGTAGCCTTCATTAAGGAAATAACGGAAGAAGAGAACTAG